One Thalassotalea hakodatensis DNA segment encodes these proteins:
- a CDS encoding DUF748 domain-containing protein yields MKVISSIIVVILLLCGGALWFIAGGSLNEYVKTQIETVGHQVTEQNVTVNQVDIQLAKGAGSIYGLNLPNPSQYNYPNAFTLDEITLDINIESLIEEPIVLDAIVIQKPEAFVEFTKEGNANIKELIDTIGKNLPKSQAEEAPSTKAEPKIAIKKVILAGTALSMDLSALGNKEHQATLPDITLTNIGGEQGLPASQLGSVIIKEALSEIWRHTKKVQKEKLKDKAKEKIKEKAKEKLSELFN; encoded by the coding sequence GTGAAAGTTATTTCTTCAATTATTGTAGTAATTCTACTTCTTTGCGGCGGAGCATTATGGTTTATTGCTGGTGGCTCACTAAATGAATATGTCAAAACACAAATTGAAACTGTTGGGCATCAGGTAACAGAACAAAATGTGACCGTTAATCAAGTCGACATTCAATTAGCCAAAGGTGCAGGCAGCATTTATGGTTTAAATCTACCTAACCCTAGCCAATACAACTACCCAAATGCATTCACTTTAGACGAAATCACTCTCGATATTAATATTGAAAGTCTGATTGAAGAACCTATTGTTTTAGATGCTATCGTTATTCAAAAACCTGAAGCATTTGTAGAGTTCACCAAGGAAGGAAATGCTAACATCAAAGAGTTAATCGATACTATCGGAAAAAACTTACCTAAATCACAAGCAGAAGAAGCGCCAAGCACGAAAGCTGAGCCCAAAATAGCGATTAAAAAGGTTATTTTAGCAGGCACTGCGTTATCAATGGATTTATCAGCATTAGGTAATAAAGAACATCAAGCAACATTACCAGATATTACCTTAACCAATATTGGTGGTGAACAAGGGTTGCCTGCGAGCCAATTAGGGAGTGTTATTATTAAAGAAGCGTTGTCTGAAATTTGGCGTCACACCAAAAAAGTACAAAAAGAGAAACTCAAAGACAAAGCAAAAGAAAAAATCAAAGAAAAAGCGAAAGAAAAATTATCTGAATTATTTAATTAA
- a CDS encoding DUF3012 domain-containing protein, with translation MTKVIAVICTSILLVACAPEVGSKAWCEAMKEKPKGDWTANEAADYTKHCLFKSDDEE, from the coding sequence ATGACTAAAGTAATTGCTGTAATATGCACTTCAATATTACTAGTTGCTTGTGCCCCTGAAGTGGGCTCTAAAGCATGGTGTGAAGCGATGAAAGAAAAACCCAAAGGAGATTGGACAGCTAACGAAGCTGCCGATTATACCAAGCATTGTTTGTTTAAATCAGACGACGAAGAGTAA
- a CDS encoding TlpA family protein disulfide reductase, with protein MKKQFLSCCLSIGLLAGCALNDTEQMAEGDISRQQLLSSQVQFSNGYHQFHLSEEETALIREWPDSTHFDVYFGTWCHDSEREVPKLLKIMDVNKAFSYQLIALNYQKTEAKGRAKKAGVQFTPTIVIYVDDQEIGRIIERSRKSLVDDIDKMIKKHNA; from the coding sequence ATGAAAAAACAATTTTTGAGCTGTTGTTTAAGCATTGGTTTGTTAGCAGGTTGTGCCTTAAATGATACAGAGCAGATGGCAGAGGGCGATATATCACGCCAACAGTTACTGTCTTCTCAAGTGCAATTTTCTAATGGTTACCACCAATTTCACCTTAGTGAGGAAGAAACGGCATTAATACGGGAATGGCCCGATAGTACTCACTTTGATGTTTATTTTGGTACATGGTGCCATGATAGTGAACGCGAAGTGCCGAAGTTATTGAAAATTATGGACGTAAATAAAGCGTTTTCGTATCAGTTGATCGCGTTAAATTATCAAAAAACAGAAGCAAAAGGACGAGCTAAAAAAGCGGGAGTGCAGTTTACACCAACGATTGTTATTTATGTAGATGACCAAGAAATCGGTAGAATTATTGAGCGTTCAAGAAAATCATTAGTGGATGATATAGATAAGATGATAAAAAAACACAACGCCTAG
- the tyrA gene encoding bifunctional chorismate mutase/prephenate dehydrogenase has protein sequence MDKPDITVELTALRDQIDEVDSQLVELLAKRRTITSKVGALKSQVGMPIYAPDRETQLLMKRREQAEQAGVCPELIEDILRRLMRDSYRSQDASGYRCVNLDCRKVVVIGGAGQLGAVFVDLFTRSHYAVEILEHDDWPRSKEILADASLVIVSVPIRLTTNIIGQLSQLPDDCILADFTSVKASPLFEMMKVHNGPVVGLHPMFGPDVSGLIKQTIIACEGRSPDKYQWLLEQFTVWGAKIHAVSAHQHDDAMSMVQVMRHFSTIAYGYHLMAEGAEISQLVEMSSPIYRLELIMVGRLFAQNPILYTDIIFSNRENVAMMKRFAYRFLELLEDVEMGDKTAFVSMFNQVSDWFGDYAETFLHESKAMLLKANELKKH, from the coding sequence ATGGATAAACCAGACATCACTGTTGAGCTTACGGCTTTACGAGACCAAATAGACGAGGTAGATAGCCAATTAGTTGAGCTTCTTGCAAAGCGTCGTACGATTACCAGTAAGGTTGGTGCGCTGAAAAGCCAAGTAGGCATGCCAATTTATGCGCCTGATCGAGAAACTCAGCTGTTGATGAAACGTCGAGAGCAAGCTGAGCAAGCGGGCGTTTGTCCTGAGCTTATAGAAGATATTCTTCGTCGATTAATGCGAGATTCTTATCGAAGCCAAGATGCCAGTGGTTACCGCTGTGTAAACCTTGATTGCAGAAAAGTAGTCGTCATTGGTGGGGCTGGACAACTTGGTGCAGTATTTGTTGATTTGTTCACTCGCTCTCATTACGCGGTGGAAATACTGGAGCATGACGATTGGCCTAGAAGTAAAGAGATACTTGCTGACGCTAGTTTAGTGATAGTTTCAGTGCCAATAAGGTTAACCACCAACATTATTGGACAGTTATCCCAACTGCCTGATGATTGTATTTTAGCGGATTTTACCAGTGTAAAAGCATCGCCATTGTTTGAAATGATGAAGGTGCATAATGGGCCTGTGGTTGGTTTACATCCTATGTTTGGTCCAGATGTTTCTGGTTTGATTAAACAAACTATTATTGCATGTGAAGGTCGTTCACCAGATAAATATCAATGGTTATTAGAACAGTTCACTGTTTGGGGAGCTAAAATTCATGCCGTTAGTGCCCATCAACACGATGATGCCATGTCGATGGTACAAGTAATGAGACATTTTTCTACTATTGCTTATGGCTATCATTTAATGGCTGAAGGCGCTGAAATATCTCAATTGGTAGAGATGAGTTCACCTATTTACCGTCTAGAGTTGATTATGGTAGGGCGATTGTTTGCGCAAAATCCTATTTTATATACGGATATTATTTTTTCAAACCGTGAAAATGTTGCCATGATGAAGCGTTTTGCTTATCGTTTTCTTGAATTATTAGAAGATGTAGAAATGGGCGATAAAACCGCTTTTGTCAGCATGTTTAATCAGGTTTCTGATTGGTTTGGTGATTATGCAGAAACCTTTTTACATGAAAGTAAAGCCATGTTATTAAAAGCAAACGAATTAAAAAAACATTGA
- a CDS encoding 3-deoxy-7-phosphoheptulonate synthase, translated as MSELKSNAISPQGSLNNIHVNAEEVLLTPEQLREELPLSTKGREFIINARQDISNIIHKKDHRFLVISGPCSIHDVEAAKEYAQQLKTLHDQYKDTLYIVMRVYFEKPRTTVGWKGLINDPHMNGSFDVENGLRKARELLLYLTDLGLPLATEALDPISPQYLAELFSWSAIGARTTESQTHREMASGLSMPIGFKNGTNGSLDVAINAMQSAASAHRFMGINQQGQVALITTSGNPDGHVILRGGKKPNYQADDIALCEQQLAKHHLEPGIVVDCSHGNSNKDYRRQPIVADDVVEQIVNGNKSIIGIMLESHLNEGNQSANLPKTELQYGVSVTDACIDFSTTKALLMRSVDQLATVLKTRIQ; from the coding sequence ATGTCTGAACTAAAATCGAATGCGATAAGCCCACAAGGGTCTCTAAACAATATACATGTCAATGCCGAAGAAGTGTTATTAACGCCTGAGCAGCTTCGCGAAGAATTGCCGCTGTCAACAAAGGGCCGAGAATTTATCATTAATGCACGACAAGATATTTCTAATATCATTCATAAAAAAGATCATCGTTTTCTCGTGATCAGTGGTCCTTGCTCTATCCATGACGTTGAAGCTGCTAAAGAATATGCTCAACAGCTAAAAACACTGCATGATCAATATAAAGATACCTTATATATTGTGATGCGTGTTTACTTTGAAAAACCAAGGACAACGGTAGGTTGGAAAGGCCTGATTAATGATCCACATATGAATGGTTCATTCGATGTAGAAAATGGCTTAAGAAAAGCACGTGAACTATTGTTATATCTAACGGATTTAGGTTTACCTTTGGCAACTGAAGCACTAGATCCAATAAGCCCCCAGTATTTAGCGGAACTTTTTAGCTGGTCTGCCATTGGTGCTAGAACGACTGAATCGCAAACACATCGCGAAATGGCAAGCGGTTTATCAATGCCAATAGGCTTTAAAAACGGTACAAATGGTAGTTTAGATGTGGCAATTAATGCGATGCAATCTGCTGCATCAGCACATCGTTTCATGGGAATAAACCAGCAAGGGCAAGTTGCCTTAATTACAACATCGGGTAACCCTGATGGTCATGTTATTTTACGAGGTGGTAAGAAACCGAATTATCAAGCAGATGATATAGCGCTTTGTGAACAGCAATTAGCAAAACATCACTTAGAACCAGGTATCGTTGTAGACTGTTCTCACGGTAATTCAAACAAAGATTATCGTCGTCAACCTATTGTCGCTGATGATGTGGTTGAACAAATTGTTAATGGCAATAAATCTATTATTGGTATTATGCTTGAAAGTCATTTAAATGAAGGTAATCAAAGCGCAAATTTACCAAAAACGGAACTACAATATGGTGTTTCAGTGACTGATGCATGTATTGATTTTAGTACGACAAAAGCATTGCTTATGCGAAGTGTTGATCAATTAGCCACTGTTTTAAAAACGAGAATTCAATAA
- the acs gene encoding acetate--CoA ligase — MQELKSRYPVSASAKAHTHIDTETYERMYQQSIDQPDEFWAEQANQFLDWSKPFDTVSKVDLKSGDITWFEGGKLNVSYNCIDRHLATKANDVAIIWEGDNPEEDLKVTYQELHDHVCRFANLLKARGVEKGDRVCIYMPMIPEVGYAMLACARIGAVHSVVFGGFSTESIRARIDDADCKVVVTADESLRGGRVIPLKANVDAAIADCPNVHSVIVVERTGGDVAYNDAIDVKYQAAVADLAAVCEPEEMDAEDPLFILYTSGSTGTPKGVLHTCGGYSLYAAMTHKYVFDYKDGEIYWCTADAGWITGHSYIFYGPLANGATTLVFEGVPTYPDAGRFWQVCEKHKVNIFYTAPTAIRALMSVGDDYVTKYDLSDLRLLGTVGEPINPEAWHWYYEVVGKSNCPIVDTWWQTETGGILITSLPGAVDMKPGAAGKPFFGVKPALFDKDGNTLEGENQGLLVMTGSWPGQLRSVYGNHERFIDTYLSQYPGNYFTGDGAKRDEDGFYWITGRVDDVLNVSGHRLGTAEIESALVLHPAVAEAAVVGYPHEVKGQGVYAYVTLMASATETPELNKELIEFVANELGRFAKPDYIQWAPGLPKTRSGKIMRRILRKIAENDIGTLGDTSTLADPAVVDNLIDNRIVHG, encoded by the coding sequence ATGCAAGAACTAAAGAGTCGTTATCCTGTATCTGCCAGTGCCAAGGCACATACGCATATTGATACAGAAACCTACGAGAGAATGTATCAACAATCAATCGACCAACCAGATGAATTTTGGGCAGAGCAAGCTAATCAATTCCTTGATTGGTCAAAACCGTTTGATACGGTAAGCAAAGTTGACTTGAAATCGGGCGATATAACATGGTTTGAAGGTGGCAAGCTGAATGTCAGCTATAACTGTATCGATAGACACCTTGCCACAAAGGCAAATGATGTGGCGATTATATGGGAAGGGGATAACCCCGAAGAAGATTTAAAAGTTACCTATCAAGAATTGCATGATCATGTCTGTCGTTTTGCAAATTTATTAAAAGCACGCGGTGTCGAAAAAGGTGATCGTGTGTGCATTTATATGCCAATGATCCCTGAAGTTGGCTACGCAATGCTTGCTTGTGCACGCATTGGTGCTGTTCACTCTGTTGTGTTTGGTGGTTTTTCAACTGAATCTATTCGCGCTCGTATTGATGATGCTGATTGTAAAGTTGTGGTAACTGCAGATGAAAGCTTACGCGGTGGCCGTGTTATTCCATTAAAAGCTAATGTCGATGCAGCCATTGCAGATTGCCCTAACGTACATTCAGTCATTGTTGTTGAACGTACGGGCGGTGATGTTGCTTACAATGATGCAATTGATGTTAAGTATCAGGCTGCCGTAGCTGATCTAGCAGCAGTATGTGAGCCAGAAGAAATGGATGCCGAAGATCCGCTGTTTATTCTTTACACTTCGGGTTCAACAGGTACGCCAAAAGGGGTATTACATACCTGCGGCGGGTATTCATTGTACGCAGCAATGACACATAAATATGTGTTTGATTATAAAGATGGTGAAATTTATTGGTGTACAGCTGATGCTGGCTGGATCACTGGCCATTCATATATTTTCTACGGACCTTTAGCAAATGGTGCAACTACTCTTGTCTTTGAAGGTGTACCAACCTACCCAGATGCTGGAAGATTTTGGCAAGTATGTGAAAAACACAAGGTAAATATTTTTTATACCGCACCAACGGCAATTCGCGCCTTAATGAGTGTAGGTGATGATTATGTGACTAAATATGATTTATCTGATTTGCGTCTATTGGGCACCGTAGGTGAACCAATTAACCCAGAAGCTTGGCATTGGTATTATGAAGTGGTTGGAAAATCTAATTGTCCCATTGTTGACACCTGGTGGCAAACTGAAACTGGCGGGATATTGATCACTTCATTACCTGGCGCGGTTGATATGAAACCAGGTGCTGCAGGAAAACCATTCTTTGGTGTAAAACCTGCACTATTTGATAAAGACGGTAATACCCTTGAAGGTGAAAACCAAGGCTTATTAGTGATGACGGGCAGCTGGCCGGGGCAATTACGTAGTGTTTATGGCAATCATGAACGCTTCATTGATACCTATTTGAGTCAGTATCCAGGTAACTATTTTACCGGTGATGGTGCCAAACGTGATGAAGATGGCTTTTATTGGATAACAGGTCGTGTTGATGATGTTTTGAATGTTTCTGGGCACCGTTTAGGCACAGCAGAAATTGAAAGTGCATTAGTACTTCATCCTGCAGTAGCCGAAGCGGCGGTTGTTGGTTATCCACATGAAGTGAAAGGGCAAGGGGTATATGCCTATGTAACACTTATGGCCAGTGCTACTGAAACTCCTGAACTTAACAAAGAGCTTATTGAATTTGTTGCTAATGAGTTAGGTCGTTTTGCTAAACCAGATTATATTCAGTGGGCACCGGGTTTACCTAAAACCCGTTCCGGCAAAATTATGCGTCGTATCTTACGTAAAATTGCCGAAAATGATATTGGAACGTTAGGCGATACTTCAACATTGGCTGATCCAGCTGTTGTTGATAATCTAATAGATAATCGTATTGTTCATGGTTAA
- a CDS encoding glycoside hydrolase family 3 protein, with the protein MMNVLLKSCVALSCISLLGACQQAYKTEQQQYVDKGKAAEVWPEIVSDVKQNPIIEKKVEALLSKMTLEQKVAQMIQPEIRDISVEDMRRYGFGSYLNGGGSFPNNEKHSTPQDWIVLAEKMYQASIDDSIDGIAIPTMWGTDAVHGHNNVIGATLFPHNIGLGAANNPALIEKIAQITATEVMVTGIDWVFAPTVATVRDDRWGRTYEGYSEDPDIVKKYAYAIVKGLQGHAGKDFLGDDRVISTVKHFIGDGGTVGGDDQGNNIATEQELFDIHGQGYVGGLTAGAQSVMASFNSWHGKKLHGHKYLLTNVLKEQMGFDGFVVGDWNGHGQIEGCTNDNCPQAVNAGLDIYMVPTDAWKPLLENTIKQVKEGVIAHSRVDDAVRRILRVKFRAGLFDKPSPKNRLFSGKTALIGQQSHRLVAQQAVRESLVLLKNKGNILPLKPSQHILVAGDGADNIGKQSGGWTITWQGTNNTNEDFPGGSSIYQGIKSQVTKAGGSVELNVQGEFSQKPDVAVVVFGEEPYAEGHGDRSNLDYQRGIKSDLALLKKLKAQNIPVVSLFISGRPMWVNAELNASDAFVAVWLPGSEGKAVADVLLTDDKGQVQYDFKGKLSFSWPKSADQLVNRFDEDNEPLLPYGFGLRYGEESLLSDNLNEQSAKVSADQSYVNLFNGQVSKLWQLNLIDGDDQKVINSSTASLTHVTYRTIDRNVQEDAFTLTSSDATSAGLSMTTGNGFREDLTAAHEAGNYLVISMRRNSGEIKSAKVQLSCESIGDERGSCSGNVKIDKTLNHLPLNTWKNIAIPLECFAEQGVKFSQIVSPFALLVAGSNSLSISNIDYRSIKETDQAVSCQ; encoded by the coding sequence ATGATGAATGTGTTATTAAAATCTTGTGTGGCGCTGTCATGCATTAGTTTGCTTGGTGCTTGCCAACAAGCGTATAAAACTGAGCAACAACAATATGTTGATAAAGGTAAAGCTGCTGAAGTTTGGCCTGAAATTGTTTCTGACGTTAAACAAAACCCTATTATAGAAAAAAAAGTTGAAGCACTATTGTCAAAAATGACGCTCGAACAAAAAGTCGCGCAAATGATCCAGCCGGAAATAAGAGATATCAGTGTTGAAGATATGCGTCGTTATGGCTTTGGTTCATATTTAAATGGTGGTGGCTCTTTTCCCAATAATGAAAAACACTCAACTCCGCAAGATTGGATCGTATTAGCAGAAAAAATGTACCAAGCATCGATTGATGACAGCATTGATGGAATTGCTATTCCAACAATGTGGGGTACTGATGCCGTACATGGGCACAACAACGTAATAGGCGCGACGTTATTTCCTCATAATATCGGCTTGGGTGCAGCGAATAACCCTGCATTGATCGAGAAAATTGCACAAATAACCGCGACTGAAGTGATGGTAACAGGGATTGATTGGGTATTTGCGCCTACCGTAGCAACGGTGAGGGATGATCGATGGGGAAGAACTTATGAAGGCTACTCTGAAGATCCTGATATCGTTAAAAAATACGCATATGCCATTGTTAAAGGGCTGCAAGGTCATGCTGGAAAAGATTTCTTAGGTGATGATCGCGTGATCAGTACGGTTAAGCATTTTATTGGTGATGGTGGTACGGTTGGTGGTGATGATCAAGGTAATAATATTGCCACTGAACAAGAGCTGTTTGATATTCATGGCCAAGGCTATGTTGGTGGCCTTACGGCTGGTGCTCAATCAGTCATGGCGTCATTCAACAGCTGGCATGGGAAAAAACTGCATGGTCATAAATACTTACTCACCAATGTGTTAAAAGAGCAAATGGGCTTCGATGGTTTTGTGGTTGGAGATTGGAATGGCCATGGCCAAATTGAAGGCTGTACCAATGATAATTGCCCTCAAGCGGTTAATGCTGGCTTAGATATTTATATGGTGCCTACCGATGCTTGGAAGCCGTTATTGGAAAACACCATTAAACAAGTTAAAGAAGGTGTGATAGCGCATTCAAGAGTTGATGATGCGGTACGTAGAATTTTGCGGGTAAAATTTAGAGCGGGTTTATTTGATAAACCTAGTCCTAAAAATCGTTTATTTTCTGGTAAAACAGCATTAATTGGTCAGCAGTCACATCGCCTTGTTGCTCAGCAAGCAGTAAGAGAGTCATTGGTACTACTTAAAAATAAAGGCAATATTTTACCACTTAAACCTAGCCAACATATTTTAGTTGCAGGCGATGGCGCAGATAACATAGGTAAGCAATCAGGTGGTTGGACGATCACTTGGCAAGGAACAAACAACACCAATGAAGATTTTCCCGGCGGAAGTTCGATTTATCAAGGAATTAAATCGCAGGTAACAAAAGCCGGTGGAAGCGTTGAGCTAAATGTGCAAGGTGAATTTAGTCAAAAGCCGGATGTTGCCGTTGTTGTTTTCGGCGAAGAACCTTATGCAGAAGGACATGGCGATCGTTCAAATTTAGACTATCAGCGCGGCATAAAAAGTGATTTAGCGTTACTGAAAAAGCTAAAAGCACAAAATATTCCGGTCGTCTCTTTGTTTATTAGTGGGCGTCCGATGTGGGTAAATGCAGAGCTTAATGCAAGTGATGCTTTTGTCGCCGTATGGTTACCAGGCTCAGAAGGTAAAGCTGTTGCTGATGTGTTGCTCACCGACGATAAAGGACAAGTTCAGTATGATTTTAAGGGCAAGCTTTCGTTCTCTTGGCCGAAATCAGCTGATCAGCTAGTTAATCGTTTTGATGAGGATAACGAACCACTACTACCTTATGGATTTGGCTTACGCTATGGTGAAGAAAGCTTACTTTCAGATAACTTAAATGAACAATCGGCTAAGGTCAGCGCTGATCAAAGCTATGTTAATTTATTTAATGGACAAGTATCTAAGTTATGGCAATTAAACTTAATAGATGGTGATGATCAGAAAGTTATTAACTCTAGTACTGCGTCATTGACTCATGTTACCTACCGTACTATTGATCGTAACGTGCAAGAAGATGCTTTTACCTTAACGAGTAGCGACGCTACATCTGCAGGTCTTTCAATGACAACCGGTAATGGTTTTCGAGAAGATTTAACCGCCGCACATGAAGCCGGTAATTACCTTGTGATATCAATGCGCCGAAATAGCGGAGAGATAAAGAGCGCTAAGGTTCAATTAAGTTGTGAAAGCATTGGCGACGAGCGAGGTAGTTGCTCTGGCAACGTCAAGATCGATAAAACGCTTAATCATTTACCGTTAAATACATGGAAGAATATAGCTATTCCTTTAGAATGTTTTGCAGAACAAGGGGTTAAATTTAGCCAGATTGTTTCCCCTTTTGCTCTGTTAGTCGCTGGTAGTAATAGTCTATCAATTAGCAATATTGATTACCGTTCGATAAAAGAAACAGATCAAGCAGTTAGTTGTCAGTAA
- a CDS encoding sugar MFS transporter, whose amino-acid sequence MAEFSVSAKPVTEQLPPQDTSNNTWALCSLTTLFFMWGFITCLNDILIPYLKGAFELSYTQAMLIQFCFFSAYFIVSIPAGNLVARIGYQKGIVTGLSIAACGCLLFYPAASMEVYLLFLIALFVLAAGITILQVSANPFVSVLGPVKTAPSRLTMTQAFNSLGTTLAPFFGAYLIFSGAEITPESGSSAVQLPYLLLAAALLLLAGIFAKLTLPNLGTVKQNTANYADALKFSHLKLGAIAIFLYVGAEVAIGSFLVSYLNDPTIAGLTEAEASRLIAYYWGGAMIGRFVGAIVMQHISAGKVLAFNAVAAIVLLLLTIFSSGDIAKWSVLAIGLFNSIMFPTIFSLAISGLGQHASRGSGVLCLAIVGGAIVPLLQGVMADAIGLQLAFFLPLLCYIYIAFYGVKGSVPTQVEGVKE is encoded by the coding sequence ATGGCTGAGTTTTCGGTATCAGCAAAGCCTGTAACAGAGCAATTACCACCACAAGATACGAGTAACAACACTTGGGCATTGTGTTCTCTTACTACATTATTTTTTATGTGGGGTTTTATAACTTGTTTAAATGATATTTTAATTCCTTATTTAAAGGGCGCATTTGAACTGTCTTACACTCAAGCTATGCTGATCCAGTTTTGCTTTTTTAGTGCCTATTTCATTGTGTCGATTCCTGCGGGAAATTTAGTGGCAAGAATTGGTTATCAAAAAGGGATTGTTACCGGATTAAGTATAGCTGCATGTGGTTGTTTATTATTTTATCCCGCAGCGTCAATGGAAGTGTATTTATTATTTTTAATTGCGTTGTTTGTGTTGGCCGCAGGGATCACTATATTACAAGTATCAGCAAATCCTTTTGTTAGCGTATTAGGGCCGGTTAAAACCGCACCGTCGCGGTTAACCATGACCCAAGCGTTTAATTCGTTAGGCACGACATTAGCCCCATTTTTTGGCGCATACCTTATTTTTTCTGGCGCAGAGATAACCCCAGAGTCTGGATCTTCTGCTGTACAGTTGCCTTACTTATTACTTGCGGCTGCGTTGCTTTTACTGGCGGGAATTTTTGCAAAATTAACTTTGCCGAATTTAGGAACGGTTAAACAAAACACTGCAAATTATGCTGATGCCCTTAAATTTTCGCACCTCAAACTAGGTGCCATTGCTATTTTCCTTTATGTCGGTGCTGAAGTGGCGATTGGCAGTTTTCTTGTGAGTTATTTAAACGATCCAACTATTGCTGGTTTAACGGAAGCTGAAGCCTCGCGTTTAATTGCCTATTACTGGGGTGGCGCCATGATTGGCCGCTTTGTTGGTGCCATTGTGATGCAACACATTAGCGCGGGTAAAGTACTTGCCTTTAATGCTGTTGCTGCCATTGTACTCTTATTGTTAACTATTTTTTCTTCTGGAGACATCGCAAAATGGTCAGTGCTGGCCATTGGGCTGTTTAATTCCATTATGTTTCCAACCATTTTTAGTCTTGCTATTAGCGGATTAGGACAGCATGCAAGCCGAGGTTCTGGCGTGTTATGTCTCGCTATTGTTGGAGGCGCCATTGTACCGTTACTGCAAGGAGTGATGGCTGATGCTATAGGTTTACAGTTAGCATTCTTCTTACCATTGCTTTGTTATATCTACATTGCTTTTTATGGTGTTAAGGGCTCAGTGCCTACTCAAGTTGAAGGAGTTAAGGAATAA